The Mytilus edulis chromosome 12, xbMytEdul2.2, whole genome shotgun sequence genome contains a region encoding:
- the LOC139497657 gene encoding uncharacterized protein — protein MALEVVVAVNAAVVTILILVKNLKQRHERSDDVNGLVSTSNTINGICIEGDSAGNHIGIEMSKLGKKNEEISKIKNGTADDKCDVDKYQTNITVISARTSN, from the exons ATGGCTTTGGAAGTCGTAGTAGCAGTCAATGCCGCTGTTGTAACAATACTAATTCTTGTAAAAAACCTGAAACAGCGACATGAACGCAGTGATGATGTCAATGGACTGGTATCAACGAGTAACACC ATCAATGGAATATGCATTGAAGGAGATAGTGCGGGAAATCACATAGGAATAGAAATGTCAAAATTAG GGAAGAAAAACGAAgaaattagtaaaattaaaaatggtACTGCGGACGACAAATGTGATGTGGATAAATACCAGACAAACATTACTGTCATCAGTGCACGTACatcaaattaa